One part of the Leptotrichia sp. oral taxon 223 genome encodes these proteins:
- a CDS encoding recombinase family protein — MEAIKSAGIDEDNIIIEKSSGKNFIDRKKWQELMAKVVVGDVIVIKSLDRLGRNNTEIKDTFELLSKKKVYLKFLDPPILNTEAPKNEMEKMAMEMIQPIILHLLEFFAEQERKNIKERQNEAYKLLKRDDKGRLRSNKKIDRKTGQGIICGRPSKIENLTQSQKELIKS; from the coding sequence GTGGAAGCAATAAAATCAGCAGGAATAGATGAGGATAATATTATAATTGAAAAGTCGAGTGGGAAAAATTTTATTGACAGAAAAAAATGGCAGGAGTTAATGGCCAAAGTCGTAGTTGGTGATGTAATTGTTATTAAAAGCCTTGACAGGCTTGGGCGAAATAATACTGAAATAAAGGACACATTTGAACTATTATCCAAAAAGAAAGTATATTTAAAATTTTTGGATCCCCCCATTCTTAATACTGAAGCTCCAAAAAATGAAATGGAAAAAATGGCAATGGAAATGATACAGCCGATAATTTTACATCTGTTAGAATTTTTTGCTGAACAGGAAAGAAAGAATATAAAGGAACGACAAAATGAAGCCTATAAATTGCTAAAAAGAGATGATAAAGGAAGGCTCAGGAGTAATAAAAAAATTGACAGGAAAACAGGTCAGGGCATTATATGTGGCCGTCCAAGTAAAATTGAAAATCTGACGCAAAGCCAAAAAGAATTAATTAAATCATGA
- a CDS encoding replication/maintenance protein RepL, translated as MDNKKKKLETQIELGKKRELLDQETGEIIVVDQISKRIYGQKNFWKMYLMDFMSVLGIIDSKQLDVFIYIAENTNPSTNTFIGTYKKISKDVNVSQPTISTIMKKLQANNFIKKIQNGVWFVNPNIIMKGNDHKRQILLSYFENDEPVNELTFSRTKARQLKVESEKKIKVIEDNSEKGEK; from the coding sequence ATGGATAATAAAAAAAAGAAATTAGAAACACAAATAGAATTAGGAAAAAAACGAGAACTTTTAGATCAAGAAACAGGTGAAATAATAGTAGTCGATCAAATTTCCAAAAGAATTTATGGCCAAAAAAATTTTTGGAAAATGTATTTAATGGATTTTATGAGTGTACTTGGAATTATAGACAGTAAGCAACTAGATGTTTTTATTTATATTGCTGAAAACACTAATCCAAGTACTAACACCTTTATTGGAACATATAAAAAAATTTCAAAAGATGTTAATGTAAGTCAACCTACTATATCAACTATTATGAAAAAATTGCAGGCCAATAATTTTATAAAAAAAATCCAAAATGGAGTATGGTTTGTAAATCCCAACATAATCATGAAAGGAAACGATCACAAGAGACAAATTTTACTGAGTTATTTTGAAAATGATGAACCTGTTAATGAACTTACGTTTAGTAGAACTAAGGCAAGACAATTGAAAGTTGAAAGCGAGAAGAAAATTAAAGTAATAGAAGATAATTCAGAGAAAGGAGAAAAATAA
- a CDS encoding ParA family protein, with product MKKIAIVNNKGGVGKTTTVFNLAHYFAKKGLKTLAIDTDPQLNLTTNMGIQIDKLNASLGDYLLERVSEFNPEKINDNLYLISSGSNAEADMSILQSEGPYYYQILNDFLEQLETIFDVVVIDTAPAFNAYTTSAIYTSSVYPVLIPGMNELNGLNATINFTRNLGKEISGIILIKKEQTALSSQIQEELENDFKGILLSKIVRKNIALSESIISHQSIFEYSKRSNGAKDYKKVAEEIMKREEM from the coding sequence ATGAAAAAGATTGCTATTGTAAACAACAAAGGGGGAGTAGGGAAAACTACAACAGTTTTCAACCTTGCTCATTATTTTGCTAAAAAAGGATTAAAAACTTTGGCAATAGATACAGATCCGCAACTGAATCTGACTACAAATATGGGAATTCAGATTGATAAACTAAATGCTTCTCTTGGGGATTATTTGCTGGAAAGGGTTTCAGAATTTAATCCTGAAAAAATTAATGATAATCTTTATCTTATCAGTTCAGGTTCAAATGCTGAAGCAGATATGTCAATTTTACAATCTGAAGGGCCATATTATTATCAAATATTAAATGATTTTTTAGAACAGCTTGAAACAATATTTGATGTTGTAGTAATTGATACAGCTCCTGCATTCAATGCTTACACAACATCAGCGATATATACTTCAAGCGTGTATCCTGTTCTGATTCCTGGAATGAATGAATTGAATGGATTAAATGCAACTATTAATTTCACAAGAAATCTAGGAAAAGAAATTTCTGGAATTATATTAATAAAAAAAGAACAAACAGCATTGTCAAGTCAAATTCAGGAAGAACTGGAAAATGACTTTAAAGGAATACTTTTAAGTAAAATAGTCAGAAAAAATATAGCTCTTTCTGAAAGTATCATAAGTCATCAATCGATTTTTGAATATTCAAAGCGGTCTAATGGAGCAAAGGACTATAAAAAAGTTGCTGAAGAAATAATGAAAAGGGAAGAAATGTAA